A single window of Ananas comosus cultivar F153 linkage group 17, ASM154086v1, whole genome shotgun sequence DNA harbors:
- the LOC109723443 gene encoding protein WVD2-like 7, whose protein sequence is MNRLPALGESVSFGRFLSESLDWGKWSSFNHNKYLEEAERYSRLGAVAQKKAYFEAHYKRIASLKKAESKEQESNHSFNTNSTDMSSSDVKAESEEPNCKEATAEVQNYKALEIETNNCDLSDETSPITPDDDPIDSSLLISSSGVIETSQDKNKISQVEVESTCILEKEPLKESFVTNQENEEKRRVPKSISAVHGSSKLSFSPGTKSSPARKMPSLYCVKENSCCSPRSRNREMSFNEKKRSSPKTMHMSMNLRQDQVGVANPSRIKNSSQEQLDQFKTPTRARSSKGIGTPQSGKERIRTLSELTPSERTQSAKKHNFSVDYSKSVGTKGRRSCSTVSSSPLRLKIDEREEKGKKEKDASELREFRKSLCFKARPLPDFYRKIEWTKHANKKVTSVHSPSPVAGKSSYSKASLDHSPLPPLKPFCKSIRSTAHTTKKNHVTPS, encoded by the exons ATGAATCGACTCCCGGCGTTAGGCGAGTCGGTCTCATTCGGGCGGTTCTTGTCAGAGTCATTGGATTGGGGGAAGTGGTCATCCTTCAATCACAACAAGTACTTGGAGGAAGCTGAGAGGTACTCCCGGCTGGGCGCGGTCGCGCAGAAAAAGGCATATTTTGAAGCACATTACAAGAGAATTGCTTCTCTCAAAAAAGCTGAATCAAAAGAGCAAGAGAGTAACCACAGCTTCAATACTAATTCAACTGACATGAGCTCTTCTGATGTGAAAGCCGAGTCCGAAGAACCAAATTGCAAGGAGGCCACCGCCGAAGTACAAAACTACAAGGCGCTTGAGATTGAAACGAATAATTGTGATTTGAGTGACGAAACTAGTCCGATTACACCGGATGACGATCCTATCGATTCGTCTTTGTTGATCTCTTCGTCCGGAGTTATTGAGACTAGTCAAGATAAGAATAAGATTTCCCAGGTTGAAGTAGAAAGCACTTGCATATTGGAGAAGGAACCGCTAAAG GAAAGTTTTGTGACTAATCAGGAAAATGAGGAGAAAAGAAGAGTTCCTAAGTCAATATCGGCAGTGCACGGATCGTCGAAACTCTCCTTTTCTCCTGGAACAAAGAGTTCGCCAGCGAGGAAGATGCCATCCTTGTATTGTGTTAAAGAGAATAGCTGTTGTAGTCCTCGGAGCAGGAATAGAGAGATGAGCTTCAATGAGAAAAAGAGATCAAGTCCAAAGACAATGCACATGTCTATGAATCTTAGGCAAGACCAAGTTGGAGTTGCCAATCCCTCAAGAATTAAGAATTCATCTCAGGAGCAATTGGATCAATTCAAAACACCAACAAGAGCA AGATCTTCAAAAGGAATAGGAACACCCCAATCAGGAAAAGAACG GATTAGAACACTGTCAGAGTTGACACCATCAGAAAGGACTCAATCTGCAAAAAAACACAACTTCTCGGTCGA CTACTCAAAATCAGTGGGCACCAAAGGAAGAAGATCATGTAGCACGGTCTCCTCATCTCCTCTTCGGCTTAAAATTGATGAAAGGGAAGAAAAAGGCAAGAAG GAAAAAGATGCGAGCGAATTGAGAGAGTTTCGCAAGAGTCTTTGCTTTAAAGCCAGGCCATTGCCAGATTTCTACCGCAAAATTGAATGGACAAAACATGCGAATAAGAAG GTTACATCGGTGCATTCTCCGTCTCCTGTTGCTGGAAAGAGTAGCTACTCCAAAGCAAGTTTGGACCACAGTCCTCTACCACCACTGAAGCCTTTCTGCAAGAGTATAAGATCCACTGCACATACTACAAAGAAGAATCATGTCACACCTAGTTAG
- the LOC109722877 gene encoding adenine/guanine permease AZG2: MKGGGPCRRLGEAFRRAETAVNGAVAACRVGRYFKLDARKSSFTKELRAGAATFLTMAYIISVNAAILTDSGGPCTARDCAARGRNAALDDQCKFGDDPGYLNCLSRTKADLVVATAVSAAVGSLAMGAFANLPLALAPGMGANAFFAYNMVGFRGSGPVPYPTALAAVMLEGCLFLALSALGLRSKLARMIPRSIRLASAVGIGLFLAFTGLQAHQGVGLVGPSPSTLVTLAACSRTNATTGACLGGTMRSPTFWLGAAGFAVTATCLARDVKGSMIYGIVFVTLVSWIRNTSVTVFPDTPLGDSSFEYFRKVVDFHTIKTTAGRIGFSGFGRTDVWLAVITLLYVDVLDTTGAMYSMAEYAGFADGGGGFEGEYRAFIVDAGSTIVGAALGTTTVTTYIESTAGIREGGRTGITAIAVGLCFLASLFFAPLFMSVPPWAVGPSLVLVGAMMMKMAKEIEWGDAKEGVPAFLTMLLMPLTFSIANGIIAGAAAYVLLHLWDYAVGLWRWGRSVWRLMEEAHNQVSAAAADIPAAPV, encoded by the coding sequence atgaagggAGGGGGCCCATGTAGGAGGCTAGGAGAGGCCTTTCGCCGGGCGGAGACCGCGGTGAACGGTGCGGTCGCAGCATGCCGTGTGGGGAGGTACTTCAAGCTGGACGCGCGGAAGAGCTCCTTCACGAAGGAGCTCCGCGCGGGCGCGGCCACGTTCCTCACGATGGCGTACATAATCTCCGTCAACGCCGCGATCCTCACCGACTCCGGCGGGCCGTGCACGGCGCGGGACTGCGCCGCGAGAGGTCGCAACGCGGCCCTCGATGACCAGTGCAAGTTCGGCGACGACCCCGGGTACCTGAATTGCCTGTCGCGCACGAAGGCCGACCTCGTCGTCGCCACCGCGGTGTCGGCGGCGGTCGGCTCCCTCGCGATGGGCGCCTTCGCCAACCTGCCGCTGGCGCTGGCCCCCGGCATGGGCGCCAACGCCTTCTTCGCCTACAACATGGTCGGGTTCCGTGGCTCCGGGCCCGTGCCGTACCCGACCGCGCTGGCGGCCGTAATGCTGGAAGGCTGCCTCTTCCTCGCGCTGTCGGCCCTCGGCCTCCGGTCGAAGCTGGCGCGCATGATCCCCCGATCGATCCGCCTCGCCTCCGCCGTCGGCATCGGCCTCTTCCTCGCCTTCACGGGCCTGCAGGCCCACCAAGGGGTCGGCCTCGTCGGGCCGAGCCCTTCCACCCTCGTCACCCTCGCCGCCTGCTCCCGCACCAACGCCACCACCGGCGCCTGCCTCGGCGGCACCATGCGCAGCCCCACTTTCTGGCTCGGCGCCGCCGGCTTCGCCGTCACCGCCACGTGCCTCGCACGCGACGTCAAGGGCAGCATGATCTACGGCATCGTCTTCGTCACGCTCGTCTCCTGGATCCGCAACACCAGCGTGACGGTCTTCCCCGACACCCCGCTCGGCGACTCGAGCTTCGAGTACTTCCGGAAGGTCGTCGACTTCCACACGATCAAGACCACCGCCGGCCGGATCGGCTTCTCCGGCTTCGGCCGCACGGACGTGTGGCTGGCGGTGATCACTCTGCTGTACGTCGACGTGCTCGACACGACCGGGGCCATGTACTCAATGGCGGAGTACGCGGGGTTCGCGGACGGCGGCGGGGGATTCGAGGGCGAGTACCGCGCGTTCATCGTCGACGCGGGGTCGACGATCGTCGGCGCGGCCCTCGGGACGACGACGGTGACGACGTACATCGAGTCGACGGCGGGGATTCGGGAGGGCGGGCGGACGGGGATCACGGCGATCGCGGTCGGGCTGTGCTTTCTGGCGTCGCTCTTTTTCGCGCCGCTGTTCATGAGCGTGCCGCCGTGGGCGGTGGGGCCGTCGCTGGTGCTCGTGGGCGCGATGATGATGAAGATGGCGAAGGAGATCGAGTGGGGGGACGCCAAGGAGGGGGTGCCGGCGTTCCTCACCATGCTGCTCATGCCGCTGACCTTCTCCATCGCCAACGGCATcatcgccggcgccgccgcctacGTCCTGCTGCACCTATGGGATTACGCGGTGGGGCTGTGGAGGTGGGGGAGGAGTGTGTGGAGGTTGATGGAGGAGGCGCATAACCAGGtctccgcggccgccgccgaTATCCCCGCCGCGCCCGTTTAA